Proteins from a genomic interval of Motilibacter aurantiacus:
- a CDS encoding sensor histidine kinase, producing the protein MSPPDQAPAPRRGALLAGLRGRVGAAVAGGAVLVCAVFAVATYLIARQVLTAQRQDAALRQAYLDARFLRSELGTAGTSPADALDALDPQGATAVLLRRGDEWYSSSFTLDADAVPAALRPAGGLRSPAYLPARVDDELALVVAVPVPAVDATVYEIAPLEELQGTLRVLATLLAAGTLVAGVLGALLGRWLGRRALRPLEPMRATAAAIGAGDLGRRFPATSDPALSGIVTASNAMVGRLQERIERDARFAADVSHELRSPLTTLAASVELLEARNDGPPERRREALDLAHAELGRFQRLLEGLLELARADADPRDAVADGQLLDLGDLLRHVLRESGRPQGLLDAPAGPLRVRGDKLRLARLAANLLDNADRHGGGATAVTLRRDEERIVLTVDDAGPGVAPADRERVFERFATGGGPRASSGGTGLGLALVAETVAAHHGTVRCCESPAGGARFVVALPLAAP; encoded by the coding sequence TTGTCACCGCCTGACCAGGCCCCCGCGCCCCGGCGCGGGGCGCTGCTCGCCGGCCTGCGCGGCCGGGTCGGGGCGGCCGTCGCCGGCGGGGCCGTCCTCGTCTGCGCGGTCTTCGCGGTCGCGACGTACCTCATCGCCCGGCAGGTGCTGACCGCGCAGCGCCAGGACGCGGCCCTGCGCCAGGCGTACCTCGACGCCCGGTTCCTCCGCTCCGAGCTCGGCACCGCCGGCACCTCGCCCGCCGACGCGCTCGACGCCCTGGACCCGCAGGGGGCGACGGCCGTGCTGCTGCGCCGGGGGGACGAGTGGTACTCCTCGTCGTTCACCCTGGACGCCGACGCGGTGCCCGCCGCCCTGCGGCCGGCCGGGGGGCTGCGCAGCCCGGCGTACCTGCCGGCCCGGGTGGACGACGAGCTGGCCCTGGTCGTGGCCGTTCCCGTCCCCGCCGTGGACGCCACGGTCTACGAGATCGCACCGCTGGAGGAGCTGCAAGGGACGTTGCGGGTCCTCGCGACGCTCCTCGCTGCCGGCACCCTCGTCGCCGGCGTGCTGGGCGCCCTCCTCGGACGGTGGCTGGGGCGGCGGGCGCTGCGCCCGCTCGAGCCGATGCGGGCGACCGCGGCCGCGATCGGCGCCGGGGACCTCGGGCGCCGGTTCCCGGCCACGTCCGACCCGGCGTTGAGCGGGATCGTCACCGCCTCCAACGCCATGGTCGGGCGGCTGCAGGAGCGGATCGAGCGCGACGCCCGCTTCGCCGCGGACGTCAGCCACGAGCTGCGCTCGCCGCTCACCACGCTCGCGGCCAGCGTGGAGCTGCTCGAGGCGCGCAACGACGGCCCGCCCGAGCGCCGGCGGGAGGCCCTCGACCTCGCCCACGCGGAGCTCGGCCGGTTCCAGCGGCTGCTCGAAGGGCTGCTGGAGCTGGCCCGTGCCGACGCCGATCCGCGCGACGCCGTCGCCGACGGCCAGCTGCTGGACCTCGGAGACCTGCTCCGGCACGTCCTGCGTGAGTCCGGGCGCCCGCAGGGCCTGCTCGACGCGCCGGCGGGCCCGCTGCGGGTGCGCGGCGACAAGCTGCGGCTCGCGCGGCTGGCGGCGAACCTGCTCGACAACGCCGACCGGCACGGGGGCGGGGCCACGGCCGTGACCCTCCGCCGGGACGAGGAGCGCATCGTGCTGACCGTCGACGACGCAGGCCCTGGGGTCGCCCCCGCCGACCGGGAGCGCGTCTTCGAGCGCTTCGCGACCGGGGGCGGCCCGCGCGCATCCAGCGGCGGCACAGGGCTCGGCCTCGCGCTCGTCGCGGAGACCGTGGCGGCGCACCACGGCACGGTGCGGTGCTGCGAGAGCCCGGCCGGCGGCGCGCGCTTCGTCGTGGCCCTTCCCCTGGCCGCCCCGTGA
- a CDS encoding GerMN domain-containing protein, which produces MTRRAAGAVVAGAVLAAVTLAGCGVREGRAPTYVDPEAVPYGLLASPLPGGGPAASGERLAGGPAVYFVRDGRLEPTAAPARSGTGLDQLDQLLAALASGPTAPQLQRGIGTALPPGVALRVSAVREGVATVDLSGELRGPDVDQGPLAVAQIVFTVTSLRGAERVVLTRDGSPLSAPLPDGSLVDRALTASDYAAGAGG; this is translated from the coding sequence GTGACCAGGAGGGCCGCGGGCGCGGTCGTGGCGGGCGCCGTGCTGGCCGCCGTCACGCTCGCCGGCTGCGGGGTCCGGGAGGGACGCGCCCCGACGTACGTCGACCCGGAGGCCGTGCCGTACGGCCTGCTGGCCTCCCCCCTCCCGGGCGGGGGCCCGGCCGCGTCCGGCGAGCGCCTCGCCGGCGGGCCGGCGGTCTACTTCGTGCGCGACGGGCGGCTCGAGCCGACGGCGGCGCCGGCGCGCAGCGGGACCGGCCTCGACCAGCTCGACCAGTTGCTCGCCGCCCTGGCCTCCGGCCCGACAGCGCCCCAGCTGCAGCGCGGCATCGGGACCGCGCTCCCTCCGGGGGTGGCGCTGCGGGTCAGCGCCGTGCGGGAGGGGGTGGCGACCGTCGACCTGTCCGGCGAGCTGCGCGGCCCCGACGTGGACCAGGGGCCGCTCGCCGTCGCGCAGATCGTCTTCACGGTCACGTCCCTGCGCGGCGCCGAGCGCGTCGTGCTCACCCGTGACGGCTCCCCGCTCTCCGCGCCGCTGCCCGACGGGTCACTGGTGGACCGGGCGCTCACCGCGTCGGACTACGCCGCCGGAGCCGGCGGGTAG
- a CDS encoding TetR/AcrR family transcriptional regulator yields the protein MPRRPDPQLRAELVERAARMLTAREPVTLRTLVAGTGASTMAVYTHFGGMPGLWSAVRQEGFGRLASRLDGVKRTRDPVRDLAALGAAYATNALEFPHLYRAMFDAAAELEDSGAAGATFGQLVGCAERARTQGRFHEAVEPRDVATRQWLFGHGVVSLVLTGVLPAEALAAHVPPTLVALFVAAGDAEEQCRASVRRGWATFAPPPRYPPAPAA from the coding sequence ATGCCTCGTCGTCCAGACCCGCAGCTGCGGGCGGAGCTGGTCGAGCGCGCTGCACGCATGCTCACCGCCCGCGAGCCGGTGACGCTGCGGACGCTCGTGGCCGGCACGGGGGCCTCGACGATGGCGGTCTACACCCACTTCGGCGGCATGCCCGGGCTCTGGTCCGCGGTCCGCCAGGAGGGCTTCGGCCGGCTCGCATCGCGGCTGGATGGCGTCAAGCGCACCCGCGACCCCGTACGCGACCTCGCAGCGCTGGGGGCGGCGTACGCGACGAACGCACTCGAGTTCCCCCATCTCTACCGGGCGATGTTCGACGCCGCCGCCGAGCTGGAGGACTCGGGCGCCGCGGGCGCGACGTTCGGGCAGCTGGTCGGCTGCGCCGAGCGCGCCCGCACGCAGGGCCGTTTCCACGAGGCGGTCGAGCCGCGGGACGTCGCCACCCGGCAGTGGCTGTTCGGCCACGGCGTCGTCAGCCTCGTGCTGACAGGGGTGCTGCCGGCCGAGGCCCTCGCGGCGCACGTCCCACCGACGCTCGTCGCGCTGTTCGTCGCGGCGGGTGACGCCGAGGAGCAGTGCCGGGCCTCCGTACGCCGCGGCTGGGCGACGTTCGCGCCGCCTCCGCGCTACCCGCCGGCTCCGGCGGCGTAG
- a CDS encoding RidA family protein produces MPVELLNPDGLPKPELYRQLAVATGTRTVYLSGQVARAADGSRVGEGDLAAQVEQAYVNVDTALRAVGGSFADVAKLTVYVVDWSEDKLAALGEGVSRAAARMGGDPTKPVTLLGVVTLGEPDLLVEVDAVAVLP; encoded by the coding sequence ATGCCCGTCGAGCTGCTCAACCCCGATGGCCTGCCGAAGCCCGAGCTCTACCGCCAGCTGGCAGTGGCGACGGGCACGCGCACGGTCTACCTGTCCGGGCAGGTGGCCCGGGCGGCGGACGGCTCCCGCGTCGGCGAGGGGGACCTCGCGGCTCAGGTGGAGCAGGCGTACGTCAACGTCGACACCGCCCTGCGCGCGGTCGGCGGGTCGTTCGCCGACGTCGCGAAGCTGACCGTCTACGTCGTCGACTGGAGCGAGGACAAGCTCGCGGCCCTGGGCGAGGGGGTGTCGCGGGCCGCTGCCCGGATGGGCGGCGACCCGACCAAGCCGGTGACCCTGCTCGGTGTCGTCACGCTCGGCGAGCCGGACCTGCTCGTCGAGGTGGACGCGGTCGCCGTGCTGCCCTGA